In one Ornithinimicrobium pratense genomic region, the following are encoded:
- a CDS encoding NAD(P)/FAD-dependent oxidoreductase, protein MPGAEVVVVGAGMAGLTCALTLQEAGVPVRVLEASDAVGGRVRTDRVDGFLVDWGFHVLNPAYPMIKAVADVDALDLQPFTNAVACRSPRHGDLVILADVRREPQLLRQTFASGKLHPASLAALARWFAPGMREEYIVTGEGDMTIREALDQAGLSGPLRKVVAGFLAGVLLEDEGRTSNAFALLLARKFLKGTPSLPAQGMQQLPEQLAAALHTPVELNTPVVEAVGGRVRTAGGETIEAGLVVVATDPVTVEQLTGRPAPAGKGVTTHWYAMDEAPTDLKTIVLDQCDRQGPVLTTAVISNVASSYAPVGRHLVQASSLLRPGQDPVADADVLTHLSQIYATDTSRWELVRRHDIPYAQPEQPAPFTNRSALEVETGLILAGDHVDTASVQGAMVSGRRAADGWLARIGAATPAGA, encoded by the coding sequence ATGCCTGGAGCCGAAGTCGTCGTCGTCGGAGCCGGTATGGCCGGCCTCACCTGTGCCCTCACCCTGCAGGAGGCGGGTGTGCCGGTCCGTGTCCTGGAGGCCTCCGACGCCGTAGGAGGCCGGGTGCGCACCGACCGCGTCGACGGCTTCCTGGTCGACTGGGGCTTCCATGTGCTCAACCCCGCCTACCCGATGATCAAGGCGGTCGCGGACGTGGACGCCCTCGACCTGCAGCCGTTCACCAACGCGGTCGCCTGCCGCAGCCCTCGGCACGGTGATCTGGTCATCCTGGCCGACGTGCGCCGCGAGCCCCAGCTGCTCCGCCAGACCTTCGCGTCGGGCAAGCTGCACCCCGCGAGCCTGGCGGCGCTGGCCCGCTGGTTCGCCCCCGGCATGCGCGAGGAGTACATCGTCACCGGGGAGGGTGACATGACCATCCGCGAGGCGCTCGACCAGGCCGGCCTGAGCGGCCCGCTGCGCAAGGTGGTTGCCGGCTTCCTCGCCGGGGTGCTGCTGGAGGACGAGGGACGGACCTCCAACGCCTTCGCGCTCCTGCTCGCCCGCAAGTTCCTCAAGGGCACCCCCTCGCTACCGGCCCAGGGGATGCAGCAGCTGCCCGAGCAGCTGGCGGCGGCCCTGCACACCCCGGTGGAGCTGAACACCCCCGTCGTGGAGGCCGTGGGAGGCCGGGTGCGCACCGCCGGCGGGGAGACGATCGAGGCCGGGCTGGTCGTCGTGGCCACCGACCCGGTAACCGTCGAGCAGCTGACCGGCCGGCCCGCTCCGGCCGGCAAGGGCGTGACCACCCACTGGTACGCCATGGACGAGGCCCCGACGGACCTGAAGACGATCGTGCTGGACCAGTGCGACCGCCAGGGGCCCGTGCTGACCACGGCGGTCATCTCCAACGTCGCTTCCAGTTACGCCCCCGTCGGACGGCACCTGGTGCAGGCCTCGTCCCTGCTGCGGCCGGGGCAGGACCCGGTGGCCGACGCGGATGTGCTCACCCACCTGAGCCAGATCTACGCCACTGACACCTCCCGCTGGGAGCTGGTGCGCCGCCACGACATCCCCTACGCCCAGCCCGAGCAGCCGGCACCGTTCACCAACCGCTCCGCCCTCGAGGTCGAGACGGGTCTGATCCTGGCCGGCGACCACGTCGACACCGCGTCAGTGCAGGGCGCCATGGTCAGCGGCCGGCGAGCGGCGGACGGCTGGTTGGCCCGGATTGGGGCCGCCACCCCGGCCGGGGCCTAG
- a CDS encoding CPBP family intramembrane glutamic endopeptidase: MDGRGLRRDELRHFLDAALVRKVPRDNRDTPVALRRRRIVCALTLVVGAVILGVGLNVPPGEPLFLLLTGLLALVWLGGAVLAGRMHLGRAWTRDGRLARPLVQSLALGLLAVGVFCAGAVVVAQVPMLRDPVNAVLDHARSAPLPVIVLITLVNGLAEEVFFRGALYAAVTRRPVLVTTVLYTLVTAATGNLMLVFAAALLGVLVGAQRRVTGGVLGPMVTHVTWSVSMLLLLPPLLTALGSAPVG; encoded by the coding sequence GTGGACGGACGCGGGCTGCGGAGGGACGAGCTGCGCCACTTCCTGGACGCGGCCCTGGTCCGCAAGGTGCCCCGCGACAACCGTGACACCCCGGTGGCTCTGCGGCGGCGCCGCATCGTCTGCGCCTTGACCCTGGTCGTCGGGGCGGTGATCCTGGGGGTCGGGCTCAACGTGCCCCCGGGGGAGCCTCTCTTCCTGCTGCTCACCGGGCTGCTCGCGCTGGTCTGGTTAGGGGGAGCGGTGCTGGCGGGTCGGATGCACCTGGGGCGGGCCTGGACCCGGGATGGTCGCCTGGCGAGGCCGCTGGTGCAGTCGCTGGCGCTGGGCCTGCTCGCCGTGGGGGTCTTCTGCGCCGGCGCCGTCGTCGTCGCCCAGGTGCCGATGCTGCGCGACCCGGTCAACGCGGTGCTCGACCACGCACGCTCCGCGCCCCTGCCGGTCATCGTCCTCATCACGCTGGTCAACGGGCTGGCGGAGGAGGTGTTCTTCCGCGGGGCGCTCTACGCCGCAGTCACCCGTCGGCCGGTGCTGGTCACGACCGTGCTCTACACCCTGGTCACCGCGGCCACCGGCAACCTCATGCTCGTCTTCGCGGCGGCCCTGCTGGGGGTGCTCGTCGGGGCGCAGCGCCGGGTGACCGGTGGCGTGCTGGGCCCGATGGTCACCCATGTGACCTGGTCGGTGTCGATGCTGCTACTGCTGCCGCCGCTGCTGACTGCGCTCGGCTCAGCGCCGGTCGGCTAG
- a CDS encoding class F sortase, translating to MADERTHGRRRLWWAVLAGGYALLVAAVVLALATRTPADFTENPSADGPAVNALAALDDGTAATAAPQGATDPDELAGRVGLNRAVAPASTRTVPLVPEEARRPATAPERTATTAPVGLEIPAVDITVDVVPVGVDVDGQMEIPASGFDVGWYRYGAAPGEGEGSAVLASHVDTLAAGKGVLARLTDLRAGDLVSVTLEDGSAVDYQVTGRRTVPKAELDVGMLFDRSGPAQLRLVTCGGPWQPERSGYRDNVIVTAAPVPAAS from the coding sequence ATGGCTGACGAGCGGACGCATGGGCGACGCCGGCTGTGGTGGGCGGTGCTGGCGGGCGGGTACGCGCTCCTCGTCGCCGCGGTCGTGCTGGCCCTCGCGACCAGAACCCCCGCCGACTTCACCGAGAACCCGTCGGCGGACGGGCCCGCGGTGAACGCCCTGGCGGCCCTCGATGATGGCACCGCCGCGACAGCTGCGCCGCAGGGCGCCACGGACCCCGACGAGCTGGCCGGGAGGGTGGGGCTGAACCGCGCCGTGGCGCCGGCGAGCACCCGCACGGTGCCGTTGGTGCCCGAGGAGGCCCGACGGCCCGCCACGGCCCCGGAGCGGACCGCGACCACGGCGCCGGTCGGCCTGGAGATCCCGGCCGTGGACATCACCGTCGACGTGGTCCCGGTGGGGGTGGACGTCGATGGGCAGATGGAGATCCCGGCCAGCGGCTTCGACGTGGGCTGGTACCGCTACGGTGCAGCCCCCGGCGAGGGGGAGGGGTCCGCGGTGCTGGCCAGTCACGTCGACACCCTCGCCGCGGGCAAGGGCGTGCTGGCCCGGCTCACCGACCTGCGGGCCGGTGATCTCGTCTCGGTCACCCTGGAGGACGGCAGCGCGGTGGACTACCAGGTCACCGGCCGTCGCACGGTGCCCAAGGCCGAGCTCGACGTCGGGATGCTGTTCGACCGGTCCGGGCCAGCGCAGTTGCGTCTGGTGACCTGCGGCGGGCCCTGGCAGCCGGAGCGCTCCGGCTACCGCGACAACGTCATCGTCACCGCCGCGCCGGTGCCCGCGGCGTCGTGA
- a CDS encoding DUF4397 domain-containing protein, whose translation MKRTAVALTGGLALAVTAAVPALADSHESSVSVLHGVPGLTVDVYVNGEEAIPDFAPGTLTDPLTLAAGSYDVAVYPDGSDPEADEPAISAEGLEVPGGANLTLVAHLAADGTPTLAAFANDTSQLEAGESRLTVRHTAAAPAVDVRAGGEAVIQALENPNEQVLELPAGTVSADVVAAGTDTVVLGPADLALAEGTNTIVYAWGSLDDDTLDLAVQTIDGLHGDPGGVPGGEAGLMGSGSTVLWVLAAAGAAGVALASRRLATHQ comes from the coding sequence ATGAAGCGCACCGCAGTTGCCCTCACCGGCGGGCTGGCTCTGGCCGTCACCGCCGCCGTCCCCGCACTGGCCGACAGTCACGAGTCCTCCGTCTCGGTGCTGCACGGGGTGCCGGGCCTGACCGTGGACGTCTATGTCAACGGGGAGGAGGCGATCCCGGACTTCGCGCCCGGGACCCTGACCGACCCGTTGACCCTGGCGGCCGGCAGCTACGACGTCGCCGTCTACCCCGACGGGTCCGACCCGGAGGCCGACGAGCCGGCCATCTCCGCCGAGGGCCTGGAGGTCCCCGGGGGCGCGAATCTGACCCTGGTGGCCCACCTGGCTGCCGACGGCACGCCCACCCTGGCGGCCTTCGCCAACGACACCAGCCAGCTCGAGGCGGGCGAGTCTCGCCTCACGGTCCGGCACACCGCGGCGGCCCCGGCGGTCGACGTGCGAGCCGGTGGCGAGGCGGTCATCCAGGCGCTGGAGAACCCGAACGAGCAAGTCCTGGAGCTGCCGGCGGGCACCGTCTCGGCCGACGTGGTCGCGGCCGGCACCGACACCGTCGTGCTCGGCCCTGCCGACCTTGCGCTCGCCGAGGGCACCAACACCATCGTCTACGCCTGGGGCTCGCTGGACGACGACACCCTGGACCTCGCGGTCCAGACCATCGACGGGCTGCACGGCGACCCGGGCGGCGTCCCCGGCGGTGAGGCTGGCCTCATGGGCAGCGGCTCCACCGTCCTGTGGGTGCTCGCCGCCGCGGGTGCGGCAGGCGTCGCGCTGGCCAGCCGCCGGCTCGCTACGCACCAGTGA